Part of the Pseudodesulfovibrio mercurii genome is shown below.
CGGGTTTCAGTTTCACCTGGAGCTGGACTCCATCGGGGCCGAGGCGTGGTTCGAAGAGTTCCAGCGCGGCGACATCGACACCTACGCGAAATACCGCGACCAGTTCACCGACGAATTCTTTGCCGAGATGCGCGGCCGGTTTCCGCTCCTCGTTCCGCAGTCCGGGGACTTCTGCCGGAACGTGGCCCGGAATTGGCTCCGGCTGAAATAGCCGGTCCCGCACCCGCCGTCTCTCGCGCAAGGAAAGGGAAGGTCTTCCGAAGAAGACCTTCCCTTTTTATGTTTGTTTCACCCTCCGCGCCGCAGGCGCCGGATGGGGTGCAGGGGTGCGAACCCTATCGCTGCTGTCGCCATCTCCGGGGCTCGAAGACTCGCCAAGAGCTGGGGCTGCCCGCCGGAGGCGAAGTCATCCGTCAATCGCCGCGCAGCGGCCTTCAAACCTGATTTTCCCCCGCTAGTCGGTCGGCCGCCAGAGGAAGGTGCTCGCGCCCTTGCCGATGATGGTCAGGCGGAAGTGTTCGTCGCAGGGTCGTCCCGCCGCGCCGCAGCAGACGTGCAGGGGCAGGAGGTGCTCCTCGCGCGGGTGGCAGTAGCGGGCGTGGGGCGCGGATTCCCAGTGGACGAGCCGTTGCCCGCGTTCGTCCGGGGTCAGGGCCGGGTCGGCGCAGGTCTCGATGAGCCACCGCTGGAACGCGTCGTTGGCGTCGGCGGTCTCGGCCGTGTCCGGGGTGAAGAAGGCGCGCATGTTGTGGAAGGAGAATCCCGAGCCGAGGATGAGCAGATTGTCCCGGTCGAGGTCGGCCAGGGCCCGGCCCAGGGCCAGGTGCGCCGCCGGGTCGAGTCCCTTGAGCAGGGAGAGCTGCACGCAGGGGATGTCCGCCTCGGGGTACATGATCTTGAGCGGCACGAACAGGCCGTGGTCGTAGCCGCGCTCCGGCTCTTGGCCGCAGGGCAGGCCGCGGGCGGCCAGGGCGTCGCGGACCGCTTGGGACAGCGCGTCGTCGCCCGGGGCGGGGTAGGCGATCTCGTAGGACTCCGGGGGGAAGCCGTAGTAGTCGTAGTAGAGGGGCGGACGGTCGCCCATGGTCACGGTGGGGGCGGATTCCTCCCAGTGGGCGCTGATCACCAGGATGGCGGACGGCCGGGGGATGCGCGCGGTCAGGACCTTGAGGTTGGCGACCATCTCGGCGTGGCCCTCGTCGCCGAGCAGGGGCAGGGGGCCCGCGCCGTGGGAGATGTAGATGACGGCGTGGCGGCCGGGCTTGGGTTCTTGCATGATCTTTCCTTATTCCTTGGGCGGCCGGGCCGCCTGTTGGGCCAGGGTCAGGGCCAGGTCGCGCAGGGCGCGGCCCTGTTCCAGGCCGTCGATGAATCGTTCGGGGATGCCGGACAGCCCCACCTGGGCCCCGACCAGGGCCCCGGTCAGGATGGCCCGGACCTGGTTCTGGCCGCCGCCGTTGACGGCGTGCAGCACGGCGGATTCGAAGTCGTCGCAAAAACGGGCCGCCAGGTAGTAGGCCGCCGGGAGCATGTGGTAGATGGCGCAGGGCATGCCGTAGACCAGGGAGACCTTCCAGGCCGGTTCGATGCGGATGTCCGGGTCGGCCGCGGCCCTGGCCATGTAGCTCGGCGAGAGCAGGGCGTCGGGCGAGGCGAAGCGGCCCGCGCGCGGCGGGTCCGGGTCGCCGGGCCGGGGCGGCTTGAGCCCGTCGCGGGTCACGGCGTGGAAGGGCAGGACGCCCTTCTTGACCAGGTGCATGAGCTTGTCTGACAGGCGCGCGTCGAGTGTTTCGCCCCGGACGAGCTGGGCGAGGACAGCACCGTAGGCCACGGTCAGGGAGAGGACCAGATCGTCGGACTGGGTCAGGGCCGCGTTGCGGGCCACGGCTTCGGCCAGGCTCCCCGGATCAAGGGCGTAGCGCACGGCGATGGCCAGGGTCCGCTCGATGGCCTCGGTGGTATCGGCGTGCCCGGCGGTCTCGCCCCAGGGGCGGCCCTGCTCCACCCGCCTGCGCCAGGCCTCGCGGATGGACTGGCTGGTGTAGCCGCCCGGCCCGTTGGCCGGTTCCCCGTTGAGCAGGGGGAAGAGCTCCTCGTCCATGCGGCGGCAGAAGTCCGCCTGGTCGTAGCCGCCATTTTCGACCAGGGAGCGGGCCGTCAGTTCGAGAATGAACCCCGACTGGGACAGCTGGCCCGCCTTCATGCCGTCGTGGTAGCGGCCCGGCATGGGGTCGGTGTAGCCGTCGATCCACGGGCCGTAGTCGCGGCGCAGTTCGTCCAGGTCGTAGTACCAGTGTGGCCCCAGTCCCAGGCCGTCGCCGATCCAGGCGCCCATCAGCGCGCCCGCCGCGCGGTCCCGCAGGGTCTCGTCCATGTGCATCGCTCCGGTGTTCCGGTGGGGGAAGGGCGGTCGCACCTTCCCGTATGGCCATGCTACGGCGGATGGGCGGAGAGGGAAAGTTTTTTCCCGGAGCGGGGGGCGGGGCGAACGAAGAGCCCCGCCGTCCCTGTGCAGGGGAGGGCGGGGCTTTGTTGCCGAGGCGTTATCTCCGGACCGTCAGATGATGGTGTCGAGGACCGCGCCCTTGGCGTAGGGGCCGAGGACGTCGGTCTGGAAGTTGTAGCTCTGGGCCAGGCCGGCCTTGTCCGCCGTCGAGGTCCCGGGGTTCATGTAGTCCAGGGTTTTGGAAACGAGCGACGCCTCGGCGGAGACCTTGTCCACCGGGGCGAGGCTCGGGCCTCTGTCGTTCATGTAGTCCAGGGTCTCGGAAACCACGGATGCGCCGAATGTCTGCTGATCGAACGGCGCGTAGCTTCCGAGGCCGCCGATTGCCATACTCATAAGCACCCTCCTGTCTTCAGGACGGAAATAACGCCTATCCGCCCTATCGGCGATTTCCCGTAGATCTTTAGGCTTGGAGCGAAAAAATATTGCCCAATGAATACAACTGCGTGTAAGAGGGGGTAAGGGAGGGTCCCATGAACATCGACATTCCGTGGCTGATCGCGGCCGCCGTCATCAGCGGCCTGGTGGGCGTGGTCCTGCACCGATGGCAACGCCCGGTGCTGCCGAGGCTGTATGTCTGGATCACCATCCTCGGGACCCTGTTCGCCTCGTACTACATCCTGAACGTGTTCTTCGGCACCGGCCGCACGGGCTGGCCCTGAGCCGGCCGGGGGAGGGAACCATGGGCAAGACACTGATGCTCATCGCGGCCGTGGCCGCCGGAGCGGGCGTGGGATTTCTGATCTACAGGAAGTTCCGGTCGCGCTGCCTGCCGTGAATGCTGCTGTACGCAGCCATCGGCGCGGGCGCGGCCGTATTCTACCTGTTGCAGTATCTGTTCACCTAGGCCTCGGCTAGGACCGTTCCCAGTTCTTGACCTCGTTCCACAGGGTGTTCATCTCGTCCAGGCCGAGGTCGGTCAGGGTCTGGCCGCGCATCTCGGCCAGCTCCTCCATGCGGGCGAACCGGGACAGGAACTTCTGGTTGGCGAAGTCCAGGGCCGCGTTGGCCTTGATGCCCTTGCGCCGTCCCAGCTCCACCAGGGTGAAGAGGTAGTCGCCGAACTCGCGCTCCGAGTTCCCGGCGTGGCCCTGGGCCAGGGCCTCCTGCCACTCGTCCCATTCCTCCCGCAGCTGCACCTCCACCTCACGATCCGACGGCCAGGTGAACCCGTTGCGCGCGGCCTTGGAGTGGATGCGGTAGGCCTTGAGCAGGGGCGGCAGCCCCGAGGGCAGGGAGTCGTAGACCCGTTTGCGGTCCGTGCCCTTGTTCTCCTCGCGCTTGGTCTTCTCCCAATTGTCCCACAGCTCGGTGATGTTGTCGAAATGCTTGTCCCCGAAGACGTGGGGGTGGCGGCGGATCATCTTGGCCGCGCTGTAGTTCAGGGAGTCGGCCAGGGTATGCGACCCCTCGCGTTCGTACAGGGTGGCCATGAACAGGAGGATGAACATGACGTCGCCCAGCTCCTCCATGGCCTCGTGGGGCTTGCCCGAGCGGATGCCCTCGATCAGTTCGAAGGTCTCCTCGGCCAGGTAGTCGCACAGGGTCAGGGGGGTCTGTTCCTTGTCCCAGGGGCAGCCGTCGGGCGCGATCAGGGCGTCGATGACCCCGAGCAGTTCGCGCAGGGCCTGGGCAGGGGCGTCGTGTTTCGTTTCGCTCATGGCGAATCTCCTTGAAGAGGCGGAAAGCGGGTTGATTGAAGTGGGGGCTACTCGGCCTTGTCGCCGCCCGGTATGCCCAGCGCGCTCTTGGCCGAGTCCAGGGCCTCGGGCAGATCGACGTATTCGCCCAGCTTGCCGACCAGGTGCTGGGCCTTGGGCGCGATGTACGATTCGGTCAGGATGTCGGAGCGGGGCGCGAAGGTCTGCAGGAACATGAGCCCGACCAGGCAGATGAGCACGCCCTCGAGCAGGCCGAAGATTCCGCCGAGGGTGCGGTCGATCCAGCCGAGCAGGGATATCTCCAGCACGCTGCGGATCAGTTTGGTCAGCAGCCAGACCAGCACCAGGGTGCCGATGAAGATGAGCGAGTAGGACAGCGCGCTGACCGTGATGTCGCTCTCGATGTACAGCTTGAGGTGCGGGGCCAGGACGTCGTCGAACCGGGAGGCCAGGAATATGGCCAGGACCACGGCGATGAGCGACAGGACCTCTTGCACCAGGCCGCGGAAGAAACCGCGCAGGAGGAAGAGGGCGACGATGCAGATGAGAACGATATCCAGAAAATTCATGTAAATGCACCCATGGTCGGCTGAAGTGAACTTCCTCACAGAGCCCTAGCAAACTGCGACCGAAATGTGAACCGCATTCAGGGTATAATTTTGTAATGGGCCGAGGCCGGAAAAGTGGATCGGGGTTGTGTCCCTTGCTGAACTCGGCTACAGGAATTCCAGTCGCCCACCTTTTGCAAGGAGTCGTGCATGCAGGTTCACGAGACGGAGTTTCCCGGGCTCCTCGTCCTGGTCCCCCAGGTCTTCCAGGACGAGCGGGGCTTTTTTCTGGAAAGCTACAATGCCAATCATTTCCGGGAACTCGGCATAACCTGCACGTTCATCCAGGACAATCACGCCTATTCCAGGGACGTGGGCGTGCTGCGCGGCTTCCACTTCCAGAGGCCGCCCCAGGCCCAGGCCAAGCTCGTCTGGGTGACGCGCGGCGCGGTCCTGGACGTGGTCGTGGACCTGCGCATCGGGTCGCCCACCTACGGCCGGTGGCAGCACGTCATCCTGAGCGCCGCCAACTTCAAGCGCATGTTCATCCCCAGGGGATTCGGCCACGCCTACGTGACCATCATGCCGGACACCGAGTTCCAGTACAAGGTGGACGCGCCCTATGCGCCCGCCCTGGAGGGCGGCCTGGCCTGGGACGACCCGGACATCGGCATGGACTGGGACGCGGCCCTGCATGGGCAAGAGCCCATTCTCTCCGAAAAGGACCGGCGGCTGTCCGGACTGGCCGGGTTCGAATCACCTTTCACCTTCGAGGGTTGAGCGCATGACCCGGACCGAACCGGTCGCCACGCGGTTTGCCGAGGACTGCCACGCCATCATCCTGGCGGGCGGGTCCGGCACGAGGCTGTGGCCGCTCTCCCGGACCCTGCTGCCCAAGCAGCTCCTGGTCCTGGGCGGCGCGTCCACCCTGTTGCAGCAGACCGTGGCCCGCGTGCTCGAAATCTTTCCGCCCGACCACGTCTGGGTGGTGACCAACGAGGAGCACGTCTTCGAGGTGCGCAAGCAGGTGGCGGTCCTGGACCCGGCCCTGAAGGGGCAGATCCTGGCCGAACCCTTGAGCCGCAACACCCTTCCGGCCATCATGCTCGGCCTGGACAAGGTGGTAGAGGCCGACCCCAAGGCCCTGGCCGCGGTCTTTCCGTCCGACCACCTCATCCGCAACGGCGCGGCCTGGGCCGCGGACCTGGTGCGCGCCTCGGAACTGGCCGCGCAAAAACGGTTCGTGACCTTCGGCGTGCGGCCGGACAAACCCGAGACCGGCTACGGCTACATCGCCCTGGGCGACGACCTCGGGGGCAACGCCTACTCCGTGAAGGGGTTCGTGGAGAAGCCGGACTTCCTGACCGCCGACCGCTTCCTGCGCGAGGGCACCCACCTGTGGAACAGCGGCATGTTCCTGTTCTCGGCCAAGCATTTTCTGACCCAGGTGGCCCGCTGCGAGCCGGTCCTGTGGGACTGGTGGATGGCCCGGGACGAGACCCCGCTGGTCCGGGGGTACCGGGACATCCCCGATATCTCGGTGGACTACGGCGTGGTCGAGAAGATCGACAACATCACCGTGGTCCGGGCCGGGTTCGAGTGGGACGACCTGGGCAGCTGGGAGGCCATGTACCGGCTGGGCGACAAGGACGCGGACGGCAACGTGATCCGGGGCGACGTGCTGGCCCTGAACTGCACGGGCTGCCTGCTCATCAGCGAGGGCGGCAAGCTGGCCGTGTCTGGGCTCCGGGACACGATCATGGTCCAGACCCGCGACGCCACCCTGGCCTGTCCCATGGACCGCGTGCAGACCGTGCGCGACGTGGTCGCCGCCCTCAAGGCCGAGGGCAGCCGCCTGGTGGAGAGCCACGTCACGGTCTATCGGCCGTGGGGCAATTACACGGTGCTCGAGGAGGGGCCCCAGTACAAGATCAAGCGCATTCAGGTCAGCCCGGGCGCGCGTCTGAGTTCGCAGATGCATCACCACCGCAGCGAGCACTGGGTGGTGGTGGACGGCACGGCCGAGGTGGAGGTGAACAACGAGCCGCGCATCCTGGTGGAGAACCAGTCCGTGGACATCCCCAAGGCCTCGCAGCACCGGCTGGCCAATCCCGGCAAGGTCCCGCTGGACATCATCGAGATCCAGAGCGGGCCGTATCTGGAAGAGGACGACATCGTCCGCTTCGACGACGTCTACGGTCGGGTGCAGAAATAGATTTCCAACCGTTATTGGAGGATTAACGATTGAAATGTCAGTGATTTTACCGGTTCCAGAGTTCGTGAAAATTTTCATATTCTCTTGACACGAAAACGATTGGTACCGTATGGGAACGTAGTTTAATTGGTGTGATTTTCACATTAACTTTAGAGTGATGGGGCGAGGTTATGGAGGAAAGAAAAGCATCAAAACGGTGTGGAGGGGTGCTCCCCTTTATCATCGGCTTCCTGGCTTTCTGCGTCTTGGGGTGGGCCGTGATCCCCGGTCTGTTCTTCGAAAAGGAGGAACAGCCCGTGTGGTTCAGCCACGCCGTGCACGTGGACGGTCAGGGAATGGATTGCGAAAGCTGTCACTATTTCCGGGATGACGGCACCTATGCCGGTTTCCCGACCAACGAAGTCTGCGCCGAGTGTCACGCGGTCGATCCCGAGGAGGCCCGCGAGGCCATTGCGGAAGAGGGCATCGACCTGAACGACTACGCGGCCATCGTGAAGGCCGAGATCGGCGCCATCGAGGACAACCTGGCTTCCTCGGACGACGACAAGAAGCAGGCCGAACGCGAGTACGTGGTCAAGTACCTGATTCAGGGCAAGGAAGTGCCCTGGCTCAACTATCAGTACCAGCCGGACAACGTCTACTTCTCGCACGCCTCGCACAAG
Proteins encoded:
- a CDS encoding DODA-type extradiol aromatic ring-opening family dioxygenase, whose amino-acid sequence is MQEPKPGRHAVIYISHGAGPLPLLGDEGHAEMVANLKVLTARIPRPSAILVISAHWEESAPTVTMGDRPPLYYDYYGFPPESYEIAYPAPGDDALSQAVRDALAARGLPCGQEPERGYDHGLFVPLKIMYPEADIPCVQLSLLKGLDPAAHLALGRALADLDRDNLLILGSGFSFHNMRAFFTPDTAETADANDAFQRWLIETCADPALTPDERGQRLVHWESAPHARYCHPREEHLLPLHVCCGAAGRPCDEHFRLTIIGKGASTFLWRPTD
- a CDS encoding ADP-ribosylglycohydrolase family protein, giving the protein MDETLRDRAAGALMGAWIGDGLGLGPHWYYDLDELRRDYGPWIDGYTDPMPGRYHDGMKAGQLSQSGFILELTARSLVENGGYDQADFCRRMDEELFPLLNGEPANGPGGYTSQSIREAWRRRVEQGRPWGETAGHADTTEAIERTLAIAVRYALDPGSLAEAVARNAALTQSDDLVLSLTVAYGAVLAQLVRGETLDARLSDKLMHLVKKGVLPFHAVTRDGLKPPRPGDPDPPRAGRFASPDALLSPSYMARAAADPDIRIEPAWKVSLVYGMPCAIYHMLPAAYYLAARFCDDFESAVLHAVNGGGQNQVRAILTGALVGAQVGLSGIPERFIDGLEQGRALRDLALTLAQQAARPPKE
- the mazG gene encoding nucleoside triphosphate pyrophosphohydrolase, which produces MSETKHDAPAQALRELLGVIDALIAPDGCPWDKEQTPLTLCDYLAEETFELIEGIRSGKPHEAMEELGDVMFILLFMATLYEREGSHTLADSLNYSAAKMIRRHPHVFGDKHFDNITELWDNWEKTKREENKGTDRKRVYDSLPSGLPPLLKAYRIHSKAARNGFTWPSDREVEVQLREEWDEWQEALAQGHAGNSEREFGDYLFTLVELGRRKGIKANAALDFANQKFLSRFARMEELAEMRGQTLTDLGLDEMNTLWNEVKNWERS
- a CDS encoding CvpA family protein; protein product: MNFLDIVLICIVALFLLRGFFRGLVQEVLSLIAVVLAIFLASRFDDVLAPHLKLYIESDITVSALSYSLIFIGTLVLVWLLTKLIRSVLEISLLGWIDRTLGGIFGLLEGVLICLVGLMFLQTFAPRSDILTESYIAPKAQHLVGKLGEYVDLPEALDSAKSALGIPGGDKAE
- the rfbC gene encoding dTDP-4-dehydrorhamnose 3,5-epimerase, with protein sequence MQVHETEFPGLLVLVPQVFQDERGFFLESYNANHFRELGITCTFIQDNHAYSRDVGVLRGFHFQRPPQAQAKLVWVTRGAVLDVVVDLRIGSPTYGRWQHVILSAANFKRMFIPRGFGHAYVTIMPDTEFQYKVDAPYAPALEGGLAWDDPDIGMDWDAALHGQEPILSEKDRRLSGLAGFESPFTFEG
- a CDS encoding mannose-1-phosphate guanylyltransferase/mannose-6-phosphate isomerase, which produces MTRTEPVATRFAEDCHAIILAGGSGTRLWPLSRTLLPKQLLVLGGASTLLQQTVARVLEIFPPDHVWVVTNEEHVFEVRKQVAVLDPALKGQILAEPLSRNTLPAIMLGLDKVVEADPKALAAVFPSDHLIRNGAAWAADLVRASELAAQKRFVTFGVRPDKPETGYGYIALGDDLGGNAYSVKGFVEKPDFLTADRFLREGTHLWNSGMFLFSAKHFLTQVARCEPVLWDWWMARDETPLVRGYRDIPDISVDYGVVEKIDNITVVRAGFEWDDLGSWEAMYRLGDKDADGNVIRGDVLALNCTGCLLISEGGKLAVSGLRDTIMVQTRDATLACPMDRVQTVRDVVAALKAEGSRLVESHVTVYRPWGNYTVLEEGPQYKIKRIQVSPGARLSSQMHHHRSEHWVVVDGTAEVEVNNEPRILVENQSVDIPKASQHRLANPGKVPLDIIEIQSGPYLEEDDIVRFDDVYGRVQK
- a CDS encoding cytochrome c3 family protein produces the protein MEERKASKRCGGVLPFIIGFLAFCVLGWAVIPGLFFEKEEQPVWFSHAVHVDGQGMDCESCHYFRDDGTYAGFPTNEVCAECHAVDPEEAREAIAEEGIDLNDYAAIVKAEIGAIEDNLASSDDDKKQAEREYVVKYLIQGKEVPWLNYQYQPDNVYFSHASHKSLSIEELASLKKELSDVVDPSVFEGEAPEQNCNLCHLKDIQTNDVPPAFERNILSGYSKTTMKMWKCERCHALKGQPNACYTCHK